The following proteins come from a genomic window of Thiomonas arsenitoxydans:
- a CDS encoding lytic transglycosylase domain-containing protein has protein sequence MHALPDLPAMIAQCTQQVPAGWMKAIIQNESGGNPLAINVNGGQALAHPPENIAQAQATAAWLYQHGYSFDAGIAQINSANFKRLNLDAKTVFDPCTNIKAAAIIFDQNYRQAYGITQDPQRAILDAISMYNTGSRTQGFANGYVRKIVDTATSNPNIIPLTGKEKQKQTPKDERQKQKQQAPYDPYDVYKASQPAHIKVY, from the coding sequence ATGCACGCCCTGCCCGACCTCCCCGCGATGATTGCGCAATGCACCCAGCAAGTCCCTGCTGGATGGATGAAAGCCATCATCCAGAATGAGAGCGGGGGCAACCCTTTGGCGATCAACGTCAATGGAGGTCAGGCGCTCGCACATCCACCCGAGAATATCGCGCAGGCGCAAGCAACCGCTGCATGGCTATACCAGCACGGCTATTCGTTTGATGCAGGAATTGCGCAGATCAATAGCGCGAATTTCAAACGACTGAACCTAGACGCAAAGACGGTATTCGATCCATGCACGAATATCAAGGCGGCTGCAATCATTTTCGACCAGAACTACAGACAAGCCTACGGGATAACGCAAGACCCGCAGCGCGCGATTCTGGATGCAATTTCGATGTATAACACCGGCTCGCGCACCCAGGGATTTGCGAACGGCTATGTTCGTAAAATCGTGGATACGGCGACCAGCAACCCGAATATCATCCCACTAACAGGAAAGGAAAAACAGAAACAGACACCTAAAGATGAAAGACAAAAACAGAAGCAGCAAGCTCCGTATGACCCCTACGATGTTTACAAAGCATCGCAGCCCGCTCACATAAAGGTTTACTAG